The genome window CCATAGAGGAAAACACCGCCCTTATGCTTGTGCCTTCATTTCTGATGGACAACTGGAACCAAACGTATGAGCAAACATCTCGCTGAGTGCTACCCAACCTCTTTTCTCATTCTCCACATATTGGCATGTCTTTATCTCAATCAGTTTCTCAATTCTAAGAGCTAATTTGGAAATCCCATTTTTCCAAGAAATTTCTATTTTAAGATAGCACGAATATATTGTCTCTCGGTTTCCAAAACCACGACACCGCTATTCTAAGATAGCATTATGTGTTTACGAGGATGCTATAAAGCAAAAGTAGATATCCACACTTGAACATTAAATTATTAGAGAGAAATTCTAATGCAAAACGTGAGGACTAAACCCAGGAGGAAAAGACAGAGAAAAACAAAACAAAGAAAGAATATGgtacaaaagagaaagaaagaaagaaaaaagagcACATTAAGCACCAAATTTCAATTTTTATGTGGATCATCTATTTCTCAAACGAGACGGACAGAGCTGCCCACGATATTAAAAATAAGAAAGTTAAATATAGATGGGTACTGTACAGGCACAACTGAAGCATAGAACAAAACTAAACAACAATGAAGCTCAAGACCTCAGCCTTAAAAGTAAAATAAAAATCTCAGttcaatcaagatgaaagagacgAGAAAGCTGTTTTGCTTCCGTTGTGATCAAAAGCCTGCCTCATACTGTATTTAATGTTGTGCATAACGCTATAGTTTGTGGATTCAGTCTGCTTAACTATATAACATGTTGTTTCTCTCCTTCCATACCTGAGTGACGAGTATTGTCAAGGATCAAAGCCTCCCTTGCTCGTGCTTTGAACTCAAAATGGATTTGATAGTATTGAGTTTTTGCATACACTTTGAGAAGAAAAAAAAACGAGAAAGCAAATGTCCTGCTGAAATTGGGATTGTCAAGAGCATTAGTCCCATCAGAGGTCTTTCTATATCTCCatcaggccttgttcggttaatcccttTATCTATGCATTGGACGGGATTCGAAAAAATTATGAAGAAATTTAACTTGCTTTggatttaaacccacccaatctcactcaatccacatggattaagagctaaccgaacaagccttaaGTTGAGTCACCTTGCAGGTTAGATCCCAAGTTCCCCAGCATCGGCCCGCCCAAGGTTATGGTCATCGACTCGAATTGACATACTCCCTTTATTCAGTCCCTCCAAGACAAGACACTGCCACCAATTAAAACAGGTATTCCATCTCTAAGGACAGGGCATGTACAATGAGTGTCTTaagttgtgtcttggagtgtgttTAGTGGGATGATTGTAAAAAAACTCAAGACAtgtatcttgacgaagacactGTGTCTTAGCTTTATGTTCGAGACAAGAGACCAGCTGATTGatcactttaatttattgaataCTCTGATTAGTACAATAAATATGGTAAGACATATGTTTTAGACATGACCACTGTATTATGTTATGTTTTAGTTGTGTCTTATACTTGGAGTACCGTGCAGCAGTGtttaggttgtacatgccctaatgcAAGGCCAAAACTTATGCAATGATTAATGACGAGGTATATAGAAAGAGTGCCTCGTGAATTGTAATGAGATGTGCGTTGACCAGTGAGGGAAAGCATCAATTACTCGAAGACATTCATTCCGACATTTGTGGTAATCATGTACGAGCTAGGACAATTATGTGAAAGACTTTTTGACAAGTAGTATCCAGTGCAAAGGATATTGTGCGTGGCCATCAGTAGTACCCTCAACAGATTAACAAGAATTTTTTATAAGGCAGATTAACAAAATACTAAAAAGAATTGGATATATACAAGCCTAGCCCATGATTTATGGGCGTCAAGATGCATACAGCAATGACCTAACGGGCTAATGGCTTTTGTAAAACGGCCTGTACAGAATATTAGGCCCATTGGTTCTACTTGTTCCGGCGAAGCAACACTGTTGGCCCATAAAAGCGGCAAAACAGGGAGTTCTTTGCATGCAATGCAAAGCGGACATCGCGATCCGTAGATAGTTGGGCCAATTCCCTGTATGCCACTGGAAAATATACTCATTCCTTGTATGCcactggccccacatgtcatagacaCCAAAAAATATACCTATATGCCACTCAGTGGCACACAAGGGATGAGTATAAAATCTGATGGCATACCAGGAATTTTCTGTAGATAGTTTGCGCGGGCCGACAGTGGAAAAAGGAAACGTCTGACCTGACGGATCCGTAGATAGATCCGTCGCTTTCTCACACTCTGCTGTCTGCTCTCAACTCTGAACGTCCACTCGTCTTGGACCTGCGACGGCAACGTCCCCGCTCCTCACACTTCCCGCTGCACAGCCCTCACTCGTTTTTGAGTGACTCCGTGTGCATGTCAGTCCGCGCGGCTCCGATCAGCGCACCATCGACACACAAGGACGCTTTTCAATTTCGTTTTCTCGGCTTCTGGTTACCCCTTCAGATGTGGCAAAGAGGACGACCAGATCGAAATCATTGGGAGTGCTGCTGGGTGCGGGGACACGCGCAAACTCTGTTTTAACCTGGAGCGCAACGACCCGGCCTTGAGTCTCTATCTTTACTCCATACTCGCCAGTATTCTCCTCCGTTAGTATAACTGAAATAAAGAAGTGATAAAAGTTGTAATTAATATGGTTTAGGCATTTGTAGTCAACTCTTGAGGGATCAGAGACTAAAAAAGTTTAGTACCTGTTTTAGTTTCAATGTTTGATAATTTAGGGAGTAAAGGTGACTAAAATGGaaggactaatctttagtccatcAAACCAAACGAGAACTAGATTCTAAGTTTTAGTCACTCTATTTTAATACATTTTATGTCCTAAATTGCTAAATATGTCCGCATTTGACAATTTATAGACAAATAAAATAAAATGTAGAGACTACAAATTAGTCTCTAGAAACCCAATATAATCCGTAACAATTTGGTATACAATTTAGGATATAGAAATAAAAATAACATTTAAAATTATATATTTAACATTTAAGTTCATAAGTGCATAATTAGAATACAAATATAATATGAAATAGTAAAAAAAACATCAGGCACAAAATACATTGATGGTGTCAATATTTTTTCTGGACCTTCATGGACTCGTGGTCCGTTGGGCCAATTTAGGGTATGACAGAATGCACCTGGACCATCCAGTGGCTACGCTCCTGCGGTCCTGCCTCTAACCACTACAGTTTAGGTTGGTATGTGTTAATTGTTATATAATAAAGTTCTATAAAGAAACTACATATATAATAATATATAGAAACCACAAGCAGGCTGACAAGTAATGTGAAACCGGGACTATAATGCGTACTTTCGCAACAAATGCCGCTCGCCCTTTTCCTCGCCGATCATCGTTTACACCCAAAGTCAGAATCCTGCGTCAGTTTGTAGCTGCAGTGCAAGTACAAAGGTTACTGCTGCCATTCTGGGAGGCAGGGACCAGACTCCAGAGTGCAAGTACTGCTGTAGAAAACTGCAGTTCAACAATTTGTTGGTCATGAGTAGTCTGGTTTCTCGTCCCTGCGTACGATTTCCTTCTGCGCAATCGCGTCAACGACCGGCCGGGCCCGGGTAGGTCGGGGGAGCCCACACGGAGTTGGGCTTTGAGACTCTGAGCGAGAGCGACGGCGACCAATGGCCGGGAGCCGGGAGGCGCGCCGGAGGCCATCTTTCTATTCTCGGCCATGCTTTGCTGCTTGTCAAGCTCAAGTATGAGTATTGAGCACTAGCGGACCCGCAGCTTCTGCCGACTTCTCGCCCGAGTCCTTTCTTTGTCTCTGCCTCCACGCAACGCTGGGCTTGCCCCCAAAAGTCGGGTCAAATCAACGAACTGGAGTGGACGGGAGTGACGACTGGAGAAATCTTCGCGCGCGGCATGATAGGACGACACGCTTGCCATTGCCGTTCCGGACTCTTTGGTTCAGTCATACAAGTACGTTCacagcttcttcttcttcttcttcttatgcCTTTTTGTTCCTCTGTTGATGAAGATTCAACCGGTTTCGTTTCCTTTGGAGTTGGAGAGGAGTGCTGTCTTTTCAAAATAAAACAAGTGACTGTGGATGGAATcgctgttttttttttttttttttgcttttgTAGGCTCTGGTTTCTCCGACCATGGTAGCAAGGGCGTTCCACATGAGTAGAATTGTACAGCGCAAATATGCAACAAGGCAAATATACTAACGCATGACGTATCTGCTTGCCCGCTTCATCGAGATCATAGGAATTCCTAACGGGAAACATGTGCGTCATAAGAAGAAAGACGGATACTGTAGCTGTAGACTttaagaccaactccagcaacACTCCCCATCCCACTCCGCATCCGCATTTTGCACGGTCTGAGGCACTATTGCGCTCTCCAGCAGGCTCCGCATCCGTCTCCGCAAAATAGACGCCGTGTCCCTGCACTCCCCATTTCCacgctttctctctcctctccgcagCTCTCTGCGTGCGCGCGCGGCTGCTCGCGGGCTCCAGGTGTCATAGACTGCATGCGGAGTGGGATGGGGAGTGTTGCTGGAAACGGAGACGGatacggagaggagagagaatgtgttggccgcgcgttttagggatacggagagggagtctgctggagttggtctaagcTTGGATGTTCAGTCCTACCCATCCCATCACTCGGAgtatagatgtccaataagcacgaggcccgcgagctcggcacgaagcccgctgtttgggtccggtccgagcccggcacggcccggttatatgcgggcccgggccggcccggcacgaataagcgggccgggctcggacaggaaattaggcacggtgggctagcccggcacgacccgtttagctctaagcccgttaagcccgcttttttacactaaacgtgcttttcggcccgcttttttcgtgctaaacgggccggcccggcccgtttaggcccgttgcgggccgggctcggacaggaaattgagcccgcgtgcttagctggcccggcccggttttctaatcgtgcctggcgggccgggcccaaaacgggccgggcttcaccgggctcGGGCCAGACCGGGCCGGGccgcccgtttggacatctctaACTCAGAGTTAGTCGTCGTTCAGATGGATTGACTTTTTTTAAGCCATAAATCAGGTTGACTTTTTTTTGACTAAATAAACAAGATCAATCCAAACAGATGGATTCCTCAATTTGATGACTATTTCAAAACTACGTAACAAGAGTTAAATACATGAACGACCTCTAAACTTCAAGGAATGCTACTTCATTGAACTTCGTAATAGTCCGTGTGATCTATAAATATACGTCTGATGTAACATTTTTACAAGTTAAAAATGTAAATGTGTGGTATAAGTTTAAAGTCCTAAAAATGCATTTTTAAAGTTCGTAGACCAAGTGACAATTGATTTGTTGTAAAAAGTTTTGATGTAATGACTCGGAAAATAAGAAGATGAAAATTTTGATTGGATTTGACCTAACATCTACATGTAACAAAGATTTAAGGAAAAAAAAGTCGATGAAAGCTCGGGATGGTACATGTTGCCCCCAAGCTGTCACCGTTTAGAGTATGGAGCCTCTTCTAAATGTCTTCTACAAAATTTGCAGCTATATAAGTTTGGAAAAGAGAGTTTAGAGGCAAAAGACAATGGGAGCCTCCTAGCGTATTTTTCTAAATTTAATCTACGCTATACAGTTTTGTGGTTTTCAGACTGTTCGAACTGATGTAGCTGCAatacaaaacattatagaaatagtAGAAAATAGTACGGTTAAAATGTTTGCTGGAGGTCTCTCTTTTATTTCCCTCGAGAAATGGAACAATATTAACTAATGACAACTGCAGGCTTTATATTAGACTTGATTCTTAAGCAAAGCATGCACTTGCTTAGGTGCCTCTGTGCATATGCATGTATCCGACAGAAAGCTCGTTTTTCATGCCGATGTGCGTATCCAAAACGTGCAACCGAAAGCTCGTCGTCGTTGCGGCCACGTGCTCTGGTCTTCCAGAGGTTTAAGCGGAGACCAGAAGGCATGGCCGATAACAATACAGCATTTGAACGCAGCTACGCCCTAGCTAGCTAACTAGCTCCTGTGGATTCACTCACGAAGCAAGTGATGTCCACACGCATTCGGGTCTGAACGAACGCATGGCAGAACCTCCGAATTCCCGGCGTTCTTCCGGATAACGGTCAACGATAACCATGCGTGTTCTTGTTCCAGCATAACATATAGTTGTTTTCAATAAAGCAGGGCCGAAATAGGTATGGTCTAACGAAAACGAAAAGAAAGCAGGAGTAAAATCGGAAAGCCTATAAAATGAAATGAGATATCCTGCCGAAATCGGTACTCGTGAGTCCCGATCTAGGTTGTAGTGGTAGAAACTCTCAAACCCAGTGGGTTAAGCAACTTAACCTCGCACTGAGCCCGGACAAACAGATAACACGAGGTCGCTTAGTCTATCTCCAACTATTTCTCCTTCCAAATCCCCCTATTTATACCTTCTATTCATATTTAAATATCCCTTCCTCATCCATTCTTGATTCTTCCTCCTATTTTTTGTCCTCTCCAACCAATCCATCCATTCAACTTCCCTTCACTCTTTAACTGAATTATTTATCTTTTATATATCAGTTTTGGAATTTTAAAAAATAATACTATATTTGTAGTACTATAATACACATTGTTATATATTAATTATACTAAAAATATTGATTTTACAGTTAAAGCACTAATTAACGAAACGGGGAGATGTGCAGTGGAGCACGTGGTCACATGCGCTAGCCCGCACAATGGGCTCCGTTGGAGCGGCCAGCACTCCATTCCTACACCGGCCGAGGGACAGGAGGAGGAGGCCGGTGTGGTGTTGGAGACTATCTCCAGCAAATTTTATATCTCACTCTTTATTTTAAATTTTATTTTACAAATAATATAATATATAGTGTAAAATAATATTTTATACCGTCATTTGCACTATTGTTAGAGATGAACTTATCTCCACTCCCCACCCGACCCCGGAAATAAAGAAAGCTCACGCTTCAACCAACGCTGCGTGCGTCCCCTTCAGCTTCAGGTAAGCGCGCGCCTACCATTCGGACCAGGCATTCCCACGGGGCGACCGTGTCTTCCTCCTCGGTCACACACCATCGCCGTCGCCACCTCTATCTCCTTCTCCGTCTCTCTTATCTATTCTCTGCAGGGGCATCAGCAATAAGTTCGCGGTCGCCTTTCTCTCCTCTCTGCCCCAGGGCGAGAGACCTAAGCCAGAACAGCACTACCACCACCGCCGGTATATAAAGAGGCTCCCTTCGTCACCCGTACCGGATTACCAACCCAACCGAACCTGTACCGGGCGGCGGGCGCAAAACCGCGTGGAGCACCAGCGAGGCATCGGCCGACAGCGTTGAAGCTCTACCTAGCGGGATGTATTTCTTCATGTCTGGTAGTATAACAAGCCACTGAGGAGAGCGGGCACGGAGCTTCGATCGAGCAGTGGCGTTGCAGCACCTGAGCGAGAAAGTGAGCTGAGgctgggagagggagggaggggtcATCACAGTTCATCCATGGTTGTGCTTGTCCAGAAGCCGTGGCTGCCCATCGACCTGCGTCTGCCGGCAGGGCCGCAGGCGTCGCTGGGCATCCTGGCGTTCGAGGCGGCGGCGGCCATGTCCAGGCTGCTGTCGCTGCACCGGTCATTGTCGGACCAGGAGGTCTCCCGGCTGCGCTCCGACGTCATGCGCTCGCCGGCCGTGGCGTACCTCAACTCCACCGACCAGGCGTTGCTCCTCAAGCTGGCCTGCGCCGAGTTGGTCGTGTCGCTGGACGCCGCGGCCGCCGCCGTCGCACGCCTCGGCCTGCGGTGCGGCCTCGACTTTGGCGGCGTGTACGCCTGCCTCAAGGCCGGCGCCCCCGATGCGCGTCTTGATCCGCTCGTGGCCAAGGGGCTCAGGGTCAAGGCCAAGAAGATGGAGCGCCTCGTCGCCGCCACGGCCAAGCTCTGCTCCGAGATGGAGGCGCTCGACGAACTGGAGTCCGCCGAGCGGAAGATGAGCGTCCAGGGCTGGAGCCGCCTCAGCGGCCCCATCCCGCAGCAGCCACAGGCGGCGGCCCAGCAGCAGCAACTGTTGGCCAAGGATTCACCCGGCGCGGAGTCGCTTCGGCAGGAGCTCAAGACGCAGCAACTCAAGGTGAAGCGCCTCAAGGAGGAGTCCCTGTGGAACGAGAGCTACAAGAAGGCCGTGGGGCTCATGGCGCGCGCCGCCTGCGCGGTGTTCGTACGCATCTGCTCCATCTTCGGCCCATTCGTCCCCGGCCTcccgccgccgctgccgtcgGCCACCACGGACAGCGTCCAGACCCGGCTGTCGAAGCTGCTGCACCCGCGATTGGGGAAGACGAAGGCGTCGTCCGGGCCGATCACGCGTCGGGACGGCCCCTCCCACCGCGTGCACCCGCCGATGAGCAGCAACTCGTGCCCGATCATCGGGCGCCACCTGCCTGGCCACAACCCCCACACCAACTGGCGCAAGCTCCTGGACGCACCGCCCAGCACCGTCGGGAGCGCGGGGCTGGACCAGCAGTACGCGAACGTGATCGCGTCCGCGGAGGAGCTGCTGCGGATGGAGGCTGAGGGCCGTCAGGAGGAGGCCGCCGCAGAGCGCGCCGAGATGTACGAGATGCTCCCGGCGAAGCTCCGCGTGGCGGTCCGGTCGAAGCTCCGGGAGTGGTGGCGCGACCCGGGCCCGCTGGACGAGGCCCTGGCGCGGGGGTggaaggatgcggtggaccgcatCATGGCGTGGCTGGGGCCGATGGCGCGCGACACGCTCCAGTGGCAGGCGGAGCGGAACATGGACCGGACGCGCCGGTTCGACGGCGCGCCGCGCGTGTACGCGCTGCAGACGCTGCTGTGGGCGGACAAGGAAaaggccgaggcggccatcgtggagGTGCTCGTCGCGCTGAGCTGCATCTGCTGGTACGAGGAGCGCCGGAGAGGCTCCGTCCGTGTCGGTTGAACCGTTCGACGCCTTCTTGCCCTCGCTCGTCCGGATCGGACGCTTTTTCTCCCTTCTGCGTTTGTCAAAGCTTTGATTTGGAGAGTTGATATTTTTTTGAGCCAGTAGTAGTATATAAGAAGTAGAAGTTAGAACGGAGGCGGTGATGCGCTCGGCTCAACGGATGGCGAAAACACAAGACTGTACTATCACTATCAGCAGTAACAGTTGAAACGAAAATTGGTTTTCACGTTGGGGCCTGTCTCCCTTCTCTCATCGGTATCGTGCCGGTGACAGAGTCCGGTGTACAGAAAGTAAGGATTGTGCAATATACCAGCGGGTGTTTGGAATCAAAGTATTTTTATAGTTTTGAGACAAAACTATGATAGtactttttccaaaaatgtttGGCTACCTTGTAAAAAACTCTATTTTGAATACCATGGTTTTATAGATATCATGATATTTTTGGAGTTTCTGAAAC of Zea mays cultivar B73 chromosome 8, Zm-B73-REFERENCE-NAM-5.0, whole genome shotgun sequence contains these proteins:
- the LOC103636505 gene encoding protein PSK SIMULATOR 1, whose amino-acid sequence is MVVLVQKPWLPIDLRLPAGPQASLGILAFEAAAAMSRLLSLHRSLSDQEVSRLRSDVMRSPAVAYLNSTDQALLLKLACAELVVSLDAAAAAVARLGLRCGLDFGGVYACLKAGAPDARLDPLVAKGLRVKAKKMERLVAATAKLCSEMEALDELESAERKMSVQGWSRLSGPIPQQPQAAAQQQQLLAKDSPGAESLRQELKTQQLKVKRLKEESLWNESYKKAVGLMARAACAVFVRICSIFGPFVPGLPPPLPSATTDSVQTRLSKLLHPRLGKTKASSGPITRRDGPSHRVHPPMSSNSCPIIGRHLPGHNPHTNWRKLLDAPPSTVGSAGLDQQYANVIASAEELLRMEAEGRQEEAAAERAEMYEMLPAKLRVAVRSKLREWWRDPGPLDEALARGWKDAVDRIMAWLGPMARDTLQWQAERNMDRTRRFDGAPRVYALQTLLWADKEKAEAAIVEVLVALSCICWYEERRRGSVRVG